The following proteins come from a genomic window of Denitromonas sp.:
- a CDS encoding TonB-dependent receptor — protein sequence MLRRPLVRLQPLAAALLTAFAPHTSADDTPQLSTVRVNAPAEIPTHFTSPSTVVTAEKAEQVNATSVEDVFKYEPSMVVRKRYIGDSNGTVAMRGANMFQTARTMVFADGMPLHSLLETRWSGAPRWGLVAADELESAEVIYGPFSAEYSGNAMGGVVNMKTKMPTERVLHAEAASFHQQFDHLGADQIYSGHREYLAFGDAFGDLRLFVFHNHLENKGQPQTFRSRSVGTPAGGATVITDGAIRGRDSQSSDVIWVGDSGPAATLTDLTKFKLGYTLGQWQATATVAYEDRDWRTRPTNYLRDAAGNTIWSGNAVYNGAGFNVSSSHFAVSDQIRQTLQLGVGLEGPLGHSGWTLETNLSHFDVLKDHTRSSNKNPDDPTYTTAGSVSDYEDTGWLSLDVKARTQRFAGREDMNFVTGYHFDRNSLAIDSYDSTDYTVGAKSVHNQTTGGKTRTHAIFGQWGWDFAPQWDVAVGARYEQWQTYDGFYYKHKTAALLDFEDRDATGFSPKFSLGFQPADAWQLRYSIGRAYRFPIVEELFSNEEKINSSTIANAHLRPEVGIHHNFMVERLIANGFVRANLFHENVKDAIWSQTDVINSVSTFLPVNKVRTTGLELVLQQNRVFALPVDLNANITWTDSKIVKNSADPSTEGKVFPRMPRWRANLLATWHAGDKLDTSLGLRYASNSYGNLDNSDKESNVYGAQDDYLFVDLKATYRVTQTGHLAVGIDNLFNDDAFVAHPWPQRTLYVEAKLSF from the coding sequence ATGCTTCGCCGTCCGCTCGTCCGCTTGCAGCCACTCGCCGCCGCCCTGCTCACCGCCTTCGCCCCGCACACGAGCGCCGACGATACGCCGCAGCTCAGCACCGTGCGGGTCAACGCCCCGGCCGAGATCCCGACCCACTTCACCAGCCCGTCGACGGTGGTGACGGCGGAGAAGGCCGAGCAGGTCAACGCCACCTCGGTGGAGGATGTGTTCAAGTACGAGCCGAGCATGGTGGTGCGCAAGCGCTACATCGGCGACTCGAACGGCACGGTGGCCATGCGTGGCGCCAACATGTTCCAGACCGCGCGCACCATGGTCTTCGCCGACGGCATGCCGCTGCACTCGCTGCTCGAAACCCGCTGGTCGGGCGCGCCGCGCTGGGGTCTGGTGGCGGCCGACGAGCTCGAATCGGCGGAGGTCATCTACGGCCCCTTCTCGGCCGAGTACAGCGGCAATGCCATGGGCGGCGTGGTCAACATGAAGACCAAGATGCCGACCGAGCGCGTGCTGCATGCCGAAGCGGCGAGCTTCCACCAGCAGTTCGACCACCTCGGCGCCGACCAGATTTACTCGGGCCATCGTGAGTACCTCGCCTTTGGCGACGCATTCGGCGACCTGCGCCTGTTCGTGTTTCACAACCACCTCGAAAACAAGGGCCAGCCACAGACCTTCCGCAGCCGCAGCGTGGGTACGCCGGCCGGCGGCGCCACCGTCATCACCGATGGCGCCATCCGTGGCCGTGACAGCCAGAGCAGCGATGTGATCTGGGTGGGCGACTCCGGCCCGGCCGCCACTCTCACCGATCTGACCAAGTTCAAGCTCGGCTACACGCTGGGCCAATGGCAGGCCACCGCCACCGTCGCCTATGAAGACCGCGACTGGCGCACCCGCCCCACTAACTACCTGCGTGACGCCGCCGGCAACACGATCTGGAGCGGCAACGCCGTCTATAACGGCGCCGGCTTCAATGTGAGTTCCAGCCACTTCGCGGTCAGCGACCAGATCCGCCAGACCCTGCAGCTCGGCGTCGGTCTGGAAGGCCCGCTCGGCCACAGCGGCTGGACGCTGGAAACGAACCTGAGCCACTTCGACGTACTCAAGGATCACACCCGCAGCTCGAACAAGAACCCCGACGACCCGACCTACACCACCGCCGGCTCGGTGTCGGACTATGAAGACACCGGCTGGCTGTCGCTGGATGTGAAGGCGCGCACCCAGCGCTTTGCCGGTCGCGAGGACATGAACTTTGTCACCGGCTACCACTTCGACCGCAACAGCCTGGCCATCGACAGCTACGACTCGACCGACTACACCGTCGGCGCCAAGTCGGTGCACAACCAGACCACCGGCGGCAAGACCCGCACCCACGCCATCTTCGGCCAATGGGGCTGGGACTTTGCACCGCAGTGGGATGTGGCCGTCGGCGCGCGCTACGAGCAGTGGCAGACCTATGACGGGTTCTACTACAAGCACAAGACCGCCGCCCTGCTCGACTTCGAAGACCGCGACGCCACCGGTTTTTCGCCCAAGTTCTCGCTCGGCTTCCAGCCCGCCGACGCGTGGCAGCTGCGCTACTCGATCGGCCGCGCCTACCGCTTCCCGATTGTCGAGGAGCTGTTCAGCAACGAAGAGAAGATCAACAGCAGCACGATCGCCAACGCGCATCTGCGCCCCGAGGTCGGCATCCATCACAACTTCATGGTCGAGCGCCTGATCGCCAACGGCTTCGTGCGCGCCAACCTGTTCCACGAAAACGTCAAGGACGCGATCTGGAGCCAGACCGACGTCATCAACAGCGTGAGCACCTTCCTGCCGGTCAACAAGGTCCGCACCACCGGCCTCGAGCTGGTGCTGCAGCAAAACCGCGTTTTCGCCCTGCCGGTCGACCTCAACGCCAACATCACCTGGACCGACAGCAAGATCGTCAAGAACAGCGCCGATCCGAGCACCGAGGGCAAGGTTTTCCCGCGCATGCCGCGCTGGCGCGCCAACCTGCTCGCCACCTGGCACGCCGGCGACAAGCTCGACACCTCGCTCGGCCTGCGCTACGCCAGCAACAGCTATGGCAACCTCGACAACTCGGACAAGGAAAGCAATGTGTACGGCGCGCAGGACGACTACCTGTTTGTCGATCTCAAAGCCACGTACCGCGTCACCCAAACCGGCCACCTCGCCGTGGGCATCGACAACCTCTTCAATGACGACGCCTTCGTTGCCCACCCGTGGCCGCAGCGCACGCTGTACGTCGAAGCCAAGCTGAGCTTCTGA
- the nirB gene encoding nitrite reductase large subunit NirB: MRKLKLVMVGNGMAGVRTLEELIKIAPDMYDITVFGAEPHPNYNRILLSPVLAGEMTIQDIILNDKQWYADNGIDLRLNNKVVKIDRKGRKVFGEDGCEVEYDRLLLATGSNPFILPVPGADLPGVIAYRDIADTDAMIEAAARHKHAVVIGAGLLGLEAANGLALRGMDVTIVHIGDWIMERQLDKTAADMLQKSLEAKGMKFLLPKFTAELQAGESGRVGKVVFKDGEAIPADLVVMAAGIRPNTALAESAGIHCNRGIVVNDTMQTYDPRVYAVGECANHRGIAYGLVAPLFEQAKVCANHLAMFGIGLYKGSVTSTKLKVTGIDVFSAGDFMGGEGTEDIVLNDPGAGIYKRVVLKGDKLVGAVMYGDTKDGAWYFQMLKDGQNIGEIRDHLLFGNSHLGDAGHKGVNSAAAMPDSAEVCGCNGVCKGDIVKSIKENGLFTLDEVRKHTKASSSCGSCTGLVEQILASTIGGAYQPADSNNKAVCGCTDHSHGEVRKAIREHKLLSPQAVMDFMEWSTPNGCASCRPALNYYCISTWPHEAADDAQSRFINERAHANIQKDGTYSVVPRMWGGLTTPAELRAIADAAEKYQVPTVKVTGGQRIDLLGVKKGDLPLIWHDLNQAGMVSGHAYGKSIRTVKTCVGSEHCRFGTQRSMELGVKLEKMLFGMYSPHKVKLAVSGCPRNCAEAGIKDVGVIGVDSGYEIYVAGNGGIKTEVAQFFCKVQTDEEVKEISGAFLQLYREEGYYLERTVHYIERVGLDYVKKHVLDDTANRKALYERLLFALQDYVDPWQEHAEKAELRRNFEDVTA; the protein is encoded by the coding sequence ATGCGCAAACTGAAACTGGTGATGGTGGGCAACGGCATGGCCGGCGTGAGGACGCTGGAGGAGCTGATCAAGATCGCGCCCGACATGTACGACATCACCGTGTTCGGCGCCGAGCCGCACCCGAACTACAACCGCATCCTGCTCTCCCCGGTGCTGGCCGGCGAGATGACCATCCAGGACATCATCCTCAACGACAAGCAGTGGTACGCCGACAACGGCATTGACCTGCGCCTGAACAACAAGGTGGTCAAGATCGACCGCAAGGGCCGCAAGGTCTTCGGCGAGGATGGCTGCGAGGTCGAGTACGACCGCCTGCTGCTGGCCACCGGCTCCAACCCCTTCATCCTGCCCGTCCCCGGCGCCGACCTGCCGGGCGTGATCGCCTACCGCGATATTGCCGACACCGACGCCATGATCGAGGCGGCCGCCCGCCACAAGCATGCGGTGGTGATCGGTGCCGGTCTGCTCGGCCTGGAGGCGGCCAACGGCCTGGCGCTGCGCGGCATGGATGTGACCATCGTGCATATCGGCGACTGGATCATGGAGCGCCAGCTCGACAAGACCGCCGCCGACATGCTGCAGAAGTCGCTCGAAGCCAAGGGCATGAAGTTCCTGCTGCCGAAGTTCACCGCCGAGCTGCAGGCCGGCGAGTCGGGCCGCGTGGGCAAGGTGGTGTTCAAGGATGGCGAGGCAATTCCGGCCGACCTGGTGGTGATGGCCGCGGGCATCCGCCCCAACACCGCGCTGGCCGAATCGGCGGGCATCCACTGCAATCGCGGCATTGTGGTCAACGACACCATGCAGACCTACGACCCGCGGGTGTACGCCGTGGGCGAGTGCGCCAACCACCGCGGCATCGCCTACGGCCTGGTGGCACCGCTGTTCGAGCAGGCCAAGGTCTGCGCCAACCACCTGGCGATGTTCGGCATCGGGCTGTACAAGGGGTCGGTGACCTCGACCAAGCTGAAGGTCACCGGCATCGACGTGTTCTCGGCCGGCGACTTCATGGGTGGCGAGGGCACCGAAGACATCGTGCTCAATGACCCGGGCGCCGGCATCTACAAGCGCGTGGTGCTCAAGGGCGACAAGCTGGTCGGCGCCGTGATGTACGGCGACACCAAGGACGGCGCCTGGTACTTCCAGATGCTCAAGGACGGCCAGAACATCGGCGAGATCCGCGACCACCTGCTGTTCGGCAACAGCCATCTGGGCGACGCCGGCCACAAGGGCGTGAACTCCGCCGCCGCCATGCCCGACAGCGCCGAGGTGTGCGGCTGCAACGGCGTGTGCAAGGGCGACATCGTCAAGTCGATCAAGGAAAACGGGCTGTTTACGCTGGACGAGGTGCGCAAGCACACCAAGGCGTCCAGCTCCTGCGGCTCCTGCACCGGCCTGGTCGAGCAGATCCTGGCCTCGACCATCGGTGGCGCCTATCAGCCGGCCGACTCCAACAACAAGGCGGTGTGCGGCTGTACCGACCACTCGCACGGCGAGGTGCGCAAGGCCATCCGCGAGCACAAGCTGCTCTCGCCGCAAGCGGTGATGGACTTCATGGAGTGGAGCACGCCCAACGGCTGCGCCTCCTGCCGCCCGGCGCTCAACTACTACTGCATCTCCACCTGGCCGCACGAGGCCGCCGACGACGCGCAGAGCCGCTTCATCAACGAGCGCGCCCACGCCAACATCCAGAAGGACGGCACCTATTCGGTGGTGCCGCGCATGTGGGGCGGGCTGACCACGCCGGCCGAACTGCGCGCCATTGCCGATGCGGCCGAGAAGTACCAGGTGCCGACGGTCAAGGTCACCGGCGGCCAGCGCATCGACCTGCTCGGCGTCAAGAAGGGCGATCTGCCGCTGATCTGGCACGACCTGAACCAGGCCGGCATGGTCTCCGGCCACGCCTACGGCAAGTCGATCCGCACGGTGAAGACCTGCGTCGGCTCCGAGCACTGCCGCTTCGGCACCCAGCGCTCGATGGAACTGGGCGTCAAGCTGGAGAAGATGCTGTTCGGCATGTACAGCCCGCACAAGGTCAAGCTGGCGGTGTCCGGCTGCCCGCGCAACTGCGCCGAGGCCGGCATCAAGGACGTCGGCGTGATCGGCGTCGATTCGGGCTACGAGATCTATGTGGCCGGCAACGGCGGCATCAAGACCGAGGTGGCGCAGTTCTTCTGCAAGGTGCAGACCGACGAGGAGGTGAAGGAAATCTCCGGCGCCTTCCTGCAGCTGTACCGCGAAGAAGGCTACTACCTGGAGCGCACCGTGCACTACATCGAGCGCGTCGGCCTCGACTACGTGAAGAAACATGTGCTCGACGACACGGCCAACCGCAAGGCGCTGTACGAGCGGCTGCTGTTCGCGCTGCAGGACTATGTCGATCCGTGGCAGGAGCACGCCGAAAAGGCCGAGCTGCGCCGCAACTTCGAAGACGTGACGGCCTGA
- a CDS encoding DMT family transporter yields MLAGLSAALGAGLLWGLVFIVPLLLPDYSGAMLAAGRYAAFGVLAIVLARADGAALKRLTRADWIAAAKLALIGNMLYFAALASAIQLAGVTVPTMIIGTLPVAIAITAKLTSGDAADHGLPWGRLLLPLAVIGLGLLLVHGQGAHAGDIAHDARYWSGLALAGVALVCWTWYPLNNSYWLRRQPAGLARAWATAQGLMTLPLALMALAGIALWQWASTGTVDLAGPRPGVFVLLMLLTGLLASWLGTMLWNRASHLLPPGLAGQLIVFETLAALAYGFVWYQRWPTLAEVGGITLLMIGVVLAVRAFRQRRAPPAELERPTPV; encoded by the coding sequence ATGCTCGCCGGCCTGAGCGCCGCGCTCGGCGCCGGCCTGCTGTGGGGGCTGGTCTTCATCGTGCCGCTGCTGCTGCCCGACTACTCCGGCGCCATGCTCGCCGCCGGGCGCTATGCCGCCTTCGGCGTGCTGGCCATCGTCCTCGCCCGCGCCGACGGCGCCGCGCTCAAGCGGCTCACGCGCGCCGACTGGATCGCCGCCGCCAAGCTGGCACTGATCGGCAACATGCTCTACTTCGCGGCGCTGGCCAGCGCCATCCAGCTCGCCGGCGTGACCGTACCGACGATGATCATCGGCACGCTGCCGGTGGCCATCGCCATCACCGCCAAGCTCACCAGCGGCGATGCCGCCGACCACGGCCTGCCCTGGGGCCGGCTGCTGCTGCCGCTGGCGGTGATCGGCCTCGGCCTGCTGCTGGTGCACGGCCAGGGCGCGCACGCTGGCGACATTGCCCACGACGCCCGCTACTGGAGCGGCCTGGCGCTCGCTGGCGTGGCGCTGGTGTGCTGGACCTGGTACCCGCTCAACAACAGCTACTGGCTGCGCCGCCAACCGGCCGGCCTGGCCCGCGCCTGGGCCACCGCACAGGGGCTGATGACGCTGCCGCTGGCGCTGATGGCGCTGGCCGGCATCGCCCTGTGGCAGTGGGCCAGCACCGGCACCGTTGACCTCGCCGGGCCGCGGCCGGGGGTGTTCGTCCTGCTCATGCTGCTCACCGGCCTGCTCGCCTCGTGGCTGGGCACGATGCTGTGGAACCGCGCCAGCCACCTGCTGCCGCCGGGGCTGGCCGGCCAGCTGATCGTCTTCGAGACCCTCGCCGCACTGGCCTACGGCTTTGTCTGGTACCAGCGCTGGCCGACGCTGGCCGAGGTGGGCGGCATCACCTTGTTGATGATCGGCGTGGTGCTTGCCGTGCGGGCTTTCCGCCAGCGCCGTGCACCACCGGCGGAACTCGAGCGGCCGACGCCCGTCTGA
- a CDS encoding sialidase family protein yields the protein MHAAAPLRLALLLSPLIAGSVTAASHGGHTAAASGPALAQCQDAAALPSPHCGRTPTPAFDAQGRLWLAFVQGGHVYVTYGADGENSFAPAVAINPQAQSIYSDGENRPKIAFTPAGTLVVSWTQKIPGAYAGDIRFARSSDGGQHFDAPITVNDDRAPISHRFDSLIVDGAGRITLAWIDKRDLAVAKQSGTDYAGAAIYTATSNNDGASFAPNRKLADHSCECCRIALATDGGRAPLALWRHVFPGNLRDHAIARLDPTAQPVAEPMRATDDGWVIEGCPHHGPDLSVDTDGQAHMVWFAGGGKAPGLHYGRIDPATGARSATHRLSHQPGASRPQVRALGNGRVVVAWKALQPNGTVLLTRESTDGGASWSPDRTLASTPGGSDHPLMIVRQGELFLSWQTQADGYRLIPVPAP from the coding sequence ATGCACGCCGCCGCCCCCCTGCGCCTCGCGCTACTCCTCTCGCCGCTGATCGCCGGCTCGGTCACGGCCGCCTCGCACGGTGGCCACACTGCTGCCGCCAGCGGCCCGGCGCTGGCCCAATGCCAGGACGCGGCGGCCCTGCCCTCGCCCCACTGCGGCCGCACGCCCACGCCGGCCTTCGACGCACAGGGCCGGCTGTGGCTGGCCTTTGTTCAAGGCGGCCATGTGTATGTCACCTACGGCGCCGACGGCGAAAACAGCTTCGCCCCGGCCGTGGCGATCAACCCGCAGGCCCAATCGATCTACAGCGACGGCGAAAACCGCCCGAAAATCGCCTTCACCCCCGCCGGCACGCTGGTGGTGAGCTGGACGCAAAAGATCCCCGGCGCCTACGCCGGCGACATCCGCTTTGCCCGCTCGAGCGATGGCGGTCAGCATTTCGACGCGCCGATCACCGTCAACGACGACCGCGCGCCGATCAGCCACCGCTTTGATTCGCTCATCGTCGACGGCGCCGGGCGCATCACCCTGGCCTGGATCGACAAGCGCGACCTCGCCGTCGCCAAGCAAAGCGGCACCGACTACGCCGGCGCGGCCATCTACACCGCGACGTCCAACAACGACGGCGCCAGCTTCGCCCCCAACCGGAAGCTGGCCGACCACAGCTGCGAGTGCTGCCGCATCGCGCTCGCCACCGATGGCGGCCGGGCGCCGCTGGCACTGTGGCGTCATGTGTTTCCGGGCAATCTGCGCGACCATGCCATCGCCCGCCTCGACCCGACCGCACAACCCGTCGCCGAGCCCATGCGCGCCACCGACGACGGCTGGGTGATTGAAGGCTGCCCGCATCACGGCCCCGATCTGAGCGTCGACACCGACGGTCAGGCGCACATGGTGTGGTTCGCCGGCGGCGGCAAAGCGCCCGGCCTGCACTACGGTCGCATCGACCCGGCCACAGGCGCGCGCAGCGCCACGCACCGCCTCTCGCATCAACCCGGCGCCAGCCGGCCGCAAGTGCGCGCACTCGGCAACGGCCGCGTCGTCGTCGCCTGGAAAGCCCTGCAGCCGAACGGCACGGTGCTGCTGACCCGCGAGTCGACAGACGGCGGCGCAAGCTGGTCGCCCGACCGGACGCTGGCCAGCACCCCGGGCGGCTCCGACCACCCGCTGATGATCGTCCGCCAGGGCGAGCTCTTCCTCTCCTGGCAAACGCAAGCCGACGGTTATCGGCTGATTCCGGTGCCCGCCCCATGA
- a CDS encoding disulfide bond formation protein B, translating into MFSLLDRPRLPFFALFLVGSGLLGFGLYLQHVVGLEPCPMCIIQRYAFAVATLFGLIGGLHGSTGGARKVYGGLITLFALAGGGVAAWQSWMQRFPPSIAECGPGIEYLMESFPLTELLPMIFRGAGDCTAIDWTFLGLSIANWSLVSFVGVLAFGLHVLFRQVSTAR; encoded by the coding sequence ATGTTCAGCCTGCTCGACCGCCCCCGCCTGCCCTTCTTCGCACTCTTCCTGGTGGGCAGCGGCCTGCTCGGCTTTGGCCTCTACCTGCAACACGTGGTCGGGCTCGAGCCCTGCCCCATGTGCATCATCCAGCGCTACGCCTTCGCCGTGGCCACGCTGTTCGGCCTGATTGGCGGCCTGCACGGCAGCACCGGCGGCGCGCGCAAGGTCTATGGCGGGCTGATCACGCTGTTCGCGCTGGCCGGTGGCGGCGTGGCGGCCTGGCAGAGCTGGATGCAGCGCTTTCCGCCGAGCATTGCCGAATGCGGCCCCGGCATCGAATACCTGATGGAGAGTTTCCCGCTCACCGAGCTGCTGCCGATGATCTTCCGCGGCGCCGGCGACTGCACCGCCATTGACTGGACCTTCCTCGGGCTGTCGATTGCCAACTGGTCGCTGGTGTCCTTCGTCGGCGTTCTGGCCTTCGGCCTGCATGTGCTCTTCCGCCAGGTAAGCACCGCGCGCTGA
- a CDS encoding AraC family transcriptional regulator encodes MFEHPGEFVTFRPAPFLPGVELYTARLIEHAFSAHVHEGFSVGVIASGVERFRYRGSGHIADPATLVLLNPDEPHTGEAATEGGWRYHMVYLQPAAMSAIAGPQVYFPQATVKDAALAQALSSAFIRMWQADEPLAAQTALTDAILGIAERHGRHARRVTDPAALRFDRVVDYIEAHLDQALDLEQLALIAGLSMHHFARAFARHFHLSPHRYVQARRVLRAKQLLAGAQRPLDVALDAGFTDQSHLTRWFRQAYGVTPAEYQAQIGTRPGPR; translated from the coding sequence ATGTTCGAACACCCCGGCGAATTCGTCACCTTCCGCCCGGCGCCCTTTTTGCCGGGCGTGGAGCTGTACACCGCGCGGCTGATCGAGCACGCCTTCTCGGCGCATGTACACGAGGGCTTCTCGGTCGGCGTGATTGCCAGCGGCGTCGAGCGTTTCCGCTATCGCGGCAGCGGCCACATCGCCGATCCGGCCACGCTGGTGCTGCTCAACCCCGACGAGCCGCACACCGGCGAGGCCGCCACCGAGGGCGGCTGGCGTTATCACATGGTCTATCTGCAGCCGGCGGCGATGAGCGCGATTGCCGGGCCGCAGGTGTATTTTCCGCAGGCCACGGTCAAGGACGCCGCGCTGGCGCAGGCACTGTCGAGCGCCTTCATCCGCATGTGGCAGGCCGACGAGCCGCTGGCGGCGCAGACGGCGCTGACCGACGCCATCCTCGGCATCGCCGAGCGTCACGGTCGCCATGCCCGTCGCGTGACGGACCCGGCAGCGCTGCGCTTTGATCGGGTGGTCGACTACATCGAAGCACATCTCGACCAGGCGCTCGACCTGGAACAACTCGCGCTGATCGCCGGCCTGTCGATGCACCACTTCGCCCGCGCCTTCGCCAGACACTTTCATCTGAGCCCGCACCGCTATGTGCAGGCCCGCCGTGTGCTGCGCGCCAAGCAGTTGCTGGCCGGTGCGCAGCGGCCGCTGGATGTGGCGCTCGACGCCGGCTTTACCGACCAGAGCCACCTCACCCGCTGGTTCCGCCAGGCCTACGGCGTGACCCCGGCCGAGTACCAAGCGCAAATCGGTACAAGACCCGGGCCGCGCTGA